In a single window of the Flavobacterium sp. W4I14 genome:
- a CDS encoding thiol-disulfide isomerase/thioredoxin (product_source=COG0526; cath_funfam=3.40.30.10; cog=COG0526; pfam=PF00578; superfamily=52833), with protein MKAKYFFMLIPCFFGLQKSFSQQNEGLKSFTLIGRTNDKTLDSVSIIYINGEGKIIQKSVAALDGNFQIKGLISQPTFSNLVFKHKGEVISKRDVELKRNAAYLNPGEMTIAKVPAPNGYLEITGSPAQLDWKVLYDKTKAINKSIDSLNKLAGSASHGATNAGQDEPKVSASLKSLKAKEAEINYQYFIANPASYVTADRVKYYTSAFGMDSIKQLYNKFSPELKQSTDGKRLAAEIKSREVGLAGTMAFAFKVKDKDNKELSLPAMKGKYVLLDFWATWCVPCRASMPQMIKLYNKYKDKNFVMIGIGDDDRNVPNWLAAIDKDGTNLWPQTLRGLNAQLFVKGIDNPRDLSQQYGVRALPTKILIDPNGRIIGRFDGQHSTDDDMEKMLGQLLNP; from the coding sequence ATGAAAGCAAAATATTTTTTCATGCTGATCCCATGTTTTTTCGGATTGCAGAAAAGTTTTAGCCAGCAAAATGAAGGATTGAAATCTTTTACCTTGATCGGCAGAACCAATGATAAAACTTTAGATTCAGTTTCTATTATTTATATCAATGGAGAAGGAAAAATTATCCAGAAAAGTGTTGCGGCATTGGATGGGAATTTCCAGATCAAAGGATTGATCAGTCAGCCTACTTTTTCCAATCTGGTGTTTAAACACAAAGGAGAAGTGATCAGCAAGCGGGATGTGGAACTGAAAAGAAATGCCGCCTATCTTAATCCAGGTGAAATGACAATTGCAAAAGTTCCTGCACCGAATGGTTATTTAGAAATTACTGGTTCGCCCGCACAGCTCGATTGGAAAGTACTTTACGACAAAACAAAGGCCATAAATAAATCTATTGATTCGCTAAATAAATTGGCAGGTTCCGCCTCCCATGGTGCTACCAATGCAGGACAGGATGAGCCAAAGGTAAGCGCATCACTTAAATCGCTTAAAGCGAAAGAAGCTGAAATAAACTATCAATATTTTATTGCCAATCCCGCATCTTATGTAACCGCAGACCGCGTTAAGTACTATACTTCAGCGTTCGGGATGGATTCCATAAAACAGCTATACAATAAATTTAGCCCTGAACTGAAGCAAAGTACCGATGGAAAGAGACTGGCTGCAGAAATTAAAAGCAGAGAAGTTGGTTTGGCCGGAACTATGGCATTTGCCTTCAAGGTAAAAGACAAGGACAATAAAGAGCTCTCGTTACCAGCTATGAAAGGGAAGTATGTTCTACTGGATTTTTGGGCAACATGGTGCGTTCCCTGTAGAGCGAGTATGCCTCAGATGATCAAGCTTTACAATAAATACAAAGACAAAAACTTTGTGATGATAGGCATTGGTGACGATGATAGAAATGTACCAAACTGGTTGGCGGCAATTGATAAAGATGGAACCAATCTCTGGCCACAAACTTTAAGGGGATTAAATGCACAACTATTTGTAAAAGGAATTGATAACCCAAGAGATCTTAGCCAGCAATATGGTGTCCGTGCATTGCCAACCAAAATCCTGATCGATCCGAACGGAAGAATTATTGGCAGGTTTGATGGACAACATAGCACAGATGATGATATGGAAAAAATGTTGGGCCAATTATTAAATCCATAA
- a CDS encoding tetratricopeptide (TPR) repeat protein (product_source=COG0457; cath_funfam=1.25.40.10; cog=COG0457; ko=KO:K21572; pfam=PF07980,PF14322; smart=SM00028; superfamily=48452; transmembrane_helix_parts=Inside_1_6,TMhelix_7_29,Outside_30_488), with protein MKMNNKIYGNTVILIFIFLLSGCSKFTEITPKGSNVLNRVSDLDLLLNYNFSLNTAVSISSPAFVVTAGEAFNCNDAEVLVGDIYPYVTNVATLISLNAKDLNTALTTYNESIDRKNLALADVKYEKMYFIINNVCNVVIKNADGASGDRLKANALKAEAYILRAYMHYLLVNIYAKAYNPATAATDGGIPYVKEDNLVSEPNKKSTVAAVYANIVADIDAAFALNSLPNVAANNMRVGLGFAYGVRAQVLLAMRNYAGALAAANASLAINSAIIDDRLFAPVGTTAYAKPAVTAADNLFYAANKGPSTLIAPTFETLAAYEPGNIQNEYVKPYFPVPAQAVAITGLANAKLSYSATIFAVNTAGLTTSDTYLIKAECLARTQNVPAAMDIINTIRQRRIHPSVYAPQTATTEAQAMAFLKKTARFEFLYTFKNYFNIKRWNTEDAYKETITRTVNGVTYTLKPESPLYIFPFPQSATAYNPNLTQNY; from the coding sequence ATGAAAATGAATAATAAAATATACGGCAACACGGTAATATTGATTTTTATATTTTTATTATCTGGTTGCAGCAAGTTTACAGAGATTACACCAAAGGGAAGCAATGTGCTTAACCGGGTATCCGATCTGGATTTATTGCTGAATTATAACTTCAGTTTAAATACTGCTGTATCCATCTCCTCCCCAGCTTTTGTAGTAACAGCCGGAGAAGCTTTCAATTGTAATGATGCCGAGGTTTTAGTTGGCGATATTTATCCCTATGTAACCAATGTGGCCACCTTGATCAGCTTAAATGCAAAAGACCTGAATACAGCGCTTACCACCTATAACGAAAGTATCGACAGGAAGAACCTTGCATTGGCTGATGTTAAATACGAAAAAATGTATTTCATTATCAATAATGTGTGTAATGTTGTGATTAAAAACGCGGATGGGGCAAGCGGAGATCGCCTCAAGGCAAACGCACTTAAAGCCGAGGCTTATATACTAAGGGCATACATGCATTATCTTTTGGTAAACATTTATGCAAAAGCCTATAATCCGGCAACAGCTGCTACAGATGGCGGTATTCCATATGTAAAAGAAGATAATTTAGTGTCAGAGCCCAATAAAAAAAGCACAGTTGCAGCGGTTTATGCCAACATTGTTGCCGATATTGATGCTGCATTTGCATTAAACAGTCTTCCAAATGTAGCTGCAAATAACATGAGAGTTGGTCTGGGTTTCGCCTACGGCGTTAGGGCGCAGGTGCTTTTAGCCATGCGTAATTATGCAGGTGCTTTAGCTGCTGCAAATGCCAGCCTGGCCATTAATAGCGCTATAATAGATGATCGCCTTTTTGCACCAGTTGGAACCACTGCTTATGCAAAACCTGCAGTAACCGCGGCAGATAATTTATTTTATGCCGCCAATAAAGGACCATCAACTTTGATTGCGCCAACTTTCGAAACACTAGCTGCCTATGAGCCTGGAAACATCCAGAACGAATATGTAAAACCATACTTTCCAGTTCCGGCGCAAGCTGTTGCCATTACCGGTTTAGCAAATGCCAAACTTTCTTACTCGGCCACAATTTTTGCGGTAAACACAGCTGGTCTTACCACCAGCGATACCTATTTAATTAAAGCTGAATGCCTGGCCAGAACACAGAATGTTCCCGCTGCAATGGATATTATAAATACAATCAGACAGCGACGGATTCATCCAAGCGTTTATGCGCCTCAAACAGCAACTACCGAAGCGCAGGCCATGGCCTTTCTTAAGAAAACCGCGAGGTTTGAATTCTTATATACATTTAAGAATTACTTTAATATCAAACGTTGGAACACCGAAGATGCCTATAAGGAAACCATAACCCGTACTGTAAATGGGGTTACTTATACACTAAAACCAGAGTCTCCGCTGTACATTTTTCCTTTCCCGCAAAGTGCCACAGCTTACAATCCAAACCTGACACAGAATTATTAA
- a CDS encoding TonB-linked SusC/RagA family outer membrane protein (product_source=TIGR04056; cath_funfam=2.170.130.10,2.60.40.60; cog=COG1629; pfam=PF00593,PF07660,PF07715,PF13715; smart=SM00965; superfamily=49464,56935; tigrfam=TIGR04056; transmembrane_helix_parts=Inside_1_19,TMhelix_20_42,Outside_43_1189), producing the protein MYKIYTKLTGITAGYIHKFLLIMRLTTVILFATLMHVSAAGLAQKISISKKNVPLKSVLKELRNQSGYDFVFTENLLQKALPVNINVNGVQIEEVLQSIFNKQPLNYTIRDKTVVISAKETSMIDRVIDFFKDIVVNGTVTDENGKAVAGVTVSIKGTNKKTTTDADGKFSITANKQDDVLVFTSIMTDTEEINLANRTQLNISLKTKTNLLQEVSVNTGFQTIAKQRMTGATVTVGSEEIAKRYNTNIINSLEGRVPGLVNYRGTTTIRGVSTINASRAVLVVLDGLPIEGAIANVNPYDVESVTVLKDAAAAAIYGARAANGVIVITTKKAKGGRTTIDFAADVTLTEKPNLGYNMLTPAQQVDLENSYYSNYYTNIAGTIANTATAINRGDPITPVQYAWYQKAQNQITQAQLDSRLNDFRQNDFRQQYTDNALLNTVLQQYDLSVRTDGNKYNSSLILNYKTTNSGIINAYNRQLNIFYKGTYQFSKWLDVNFGVNGILSKAKASASSFATSANNVSPYLQLLDANGNRMYYTTGDYNMYNANPASMPRYSMNVNHLDELEQDQRLTKQNYTRYFANLNLRILPGLTFSPQFQYESLINNSSNYSEPDSYIMRYLKNVYYKVPQGTTPETYKNLLPENGGKLATTNSTGDYWTARGQLSYRKAFGKHGIDLSAGTEFRQTRDKGTNGLLLGYDDQLQSQSTTTVNYPALFAYNTSQTFKPNSSTTNLYNTYLNTPIGLIPEITHRTNSGYAVANYSYDNKYAASGSYRIDYADVFGLDKRFRGKPLYSAGLAWNISNEEFMSAQKWIGFLKLRTSYGITGNMSQDVTSFLTASSTLPPNAATNAPVSVVTNAANPELRWEKSATFNIGLDFAFLNKRLTGALDWYRKKSTDLLFTQRIDPSEGFTSQIINNGGLVNNGIELSLGYSWTDPTKVDGIQWSSSLVLSHNKNKITYVDEVSVLPIPLVQGGYRVGYPVNSLYSFQYKGLNNLGQPQWLKADGTLSTVALTGSDMSAIVYSGGTDPINNIALTNEVYYKGFSLNILAVYFGGQYLRGVYPEIYASGLGYSGGPSYLLDSWTPGNTTTIVPGYGQYSPGTYPGTSVTPSNHLRYSDTFVYSGDFIKIRNVTLGYQLPATLAHKLGSKGVGLRFQLNNPKSLWVNNDVNLDPETGGARALTSYVFGLNFNL; encoded by the coding sequence ATGTATAAAATTTATACCAAACTAACCGGTATTACGGCCGGCTATATCCATAAATTTCTGCTAATTATGCGCCTAACCACCGTTATATTATTCGCTACATTAATGCATGTTAGCGCTGCAGGTCTCGCACAGAAGATCAGTATTTCGAAGAAAAATGTACCGTTAAAATCTGTTCTTAAAGAACTGAGAAATCAGAGCGGTTATGACTTTGTTTTTACTGAAAATTTGTTGCAAAAGGCACTGCCCGTTAATATAAATGTGAATGGCGTGCAAATTGAAGAAGTGCTTCAATCAATCTTCAACAAGCAGCCGCTTAACTACACCATCCGCGATAAAACGGTAGTAATCAGTGCTAAAGAAACGTCAATGATAGACCGGGTTATCGACTTCTTCAAAGATATAGTGGTTAATGGAACCGTGACCGACGAAAATGGCAAGGCAGTAGCAGGCGTTACCGTTTCCATAAAAGGCACCAACAAAAAAACCACTACAGATGCCGACGGCAAATTTTCCATCACTGCAAATAAACAAGATGATGTACTTGTTTTTACCAGTATCATGACGGATACCGAAGAAATTAACCTTGCCAACCGAACCCAGCTAAACATTAGTCTTAAAACGAAGACAAATCTACTCCAGGAAGTTTCAGTAAATACGGGTTTTCAGACCATTGCAAAACAAAGGATGACCGGAGCTACAGTAACCGTTGGGAGTGAAGAAATTGCCAAAAGATACAATACCAATATTATTAATAGCCTGGAGGGGCGTGTTCCTGGATTGGTTAACTACCGGGGCACAACTACCATCCGTGGCGTGAGTACAATTAACGCCAGTCGTGCGGTTCTTGTTGTTTTAGATGGTTTGCCGATAGAGGGGGCCATCGCGAATGTTAATCCTTACGATGTAGAAAGCGTTACCGTTTTAAAAGATGCGGCTGCTGCGGCTATCTATGGCGCAAGAGCTGCGAACGGGGTAATTGTAATTACCACCAAAAAAGCAAAGGGGGGACGAACCACTATCGATTTTGCCGCTGATGTAACCTTGACCGAAAAACCCAACCTGGGTTATAATATGCTAACGCCTGCGCAACAGGTAGATTTAGAAAACAGCTACTACTCAAATTATTACACCAATATTGCCGGCACGATTGCCAATACTGCTACCGCGATTAACAGAGGCGATCCGATTACACCTGTGCAATATGCGTGGTATCAAAAAGCACAAAACCAGATTACACAAGCTCAGCTTGATAGTAGGTTAAATGATTTTAGGCAGAACGATTTCAGGCAACAGTACACTGATAATGCATTGTTAAATACGGTTTTACAACAATACGATCTTTCTGTTAGAACAGATGGCAACAAATACAACTCAAGTTTAATCTTAAACTATAAAACAACTAACTCCGGGATTATTAATGCTTACAACAGGCAGCTGAATATTTTTTATAAAGGTACCTATCAGTTTAGCAAATGGCTGGATGTAAACTTTGGGGTAAATGGGATTCTGAGTAAAGCCAAAGCAAGTGCGAGTAGTTTTGCTACAAGTGCAAACAATGTATCGCCTTATCTGCAGCTTTTGGATGCAAACGGAAACCGTATGTACTATACTACCGGCGATTACAACATGTACAATGCAAATCCGGCTTCTATGCCAAGATACAGCATGAACGTGAATCATTTAGATGAGCTTGAACAAGATCAAAGATTAACCAAACAAAATTATACCCGGTATTTTGCCAACCTTAATCTGCGTATCCTGCCAGGTTTAACCTTTTCTCCGCAGTTTCAATATGAAAGTTTGATCAATAACAGCTCAAACTATTCTGAACCTGACAGTTATATCATGAGGTATCTTAAAAATGTTTATTACAAAGTACCACAGGGAACTACGCCAGAAACCTATAAAAACCTCTTGCCAGAGAATGGTGGGAAGCTGGCAACAACAAACAGTACAGGTGATTACTGGACTGCCAGGGGGCAATTGAGTTATAGAAAGGCTTTTGGTAAACATGGAATCGACCTTAGCGCCGGAACCGAGTTTCGCCAAACGAGAGATAAAGGAACCAATGGGTTGTTGTTGGGTTACGATGATCAATTGCAATCGCAGTCTACCACAACAGTAAATTATCCTGCTTTGTTCGCTTATAATACATCGCAAACTTTTAAACCGAATTCGAGTACAACGAATCTTTACAATACTTATTTAAACACACCAATCGGATTGATTCCCGAAATTACACACCGCACTAATTCGGGTTATGCAGTGGCGAATTATTCGTACGATAATAAATACGCGGCTTCGGGATCTTATCGTATAGATTATGCCGATGTGTTTGGTTTAGATAAACGGTTCAGGGGGAAACCACTTTATTCTGCCGGGCTGGCCTGGAATATCAGCAATGAAGAATTTATGTCTGCCCAAAAATGGATAGGTTTCTTAAAGCTGAGAACCAGCTATGGCATCACCGGAAATATGAGTCAGGATGTAACCAGTTTTTTAACGGCGAGTTCTACACTTCCACCAAATGCCGCTACAAATGCACCTGTATCTGTAGTTACAAACGCCGCCAATCCAGAATTGAGATGGGAAAAATCGGCAACTTTTAACATTGGGTTAGATTTTGCATTCTTAAATAAAAGATTAACCGGAGCCTTAGATTGGTACAGAAAGAAAAGTACAGATTTATTGTTCACGCAAAGAATAGACCCGTCCGAAGGATTTACGAGCCAGATTATCAACAATGGCGGTTTAGTCAATAACGGAATCGAGTTGAGTTTAGGGTACAGCTGGACGGATCCAACAAAAGTTGATGGTATCCAGTGGAGCAGCAGCCTGGTACTTAGCCACAATAAAAACAAAATTACCTATGTTGATGAAGTATCTGTATTGCCAATTCCGCTGGTTCAGGGCGGTTACAGAGTGGGTTATCCGGTAAATTCCCTTTATTCTTTTCAATATAAAGGACTTAATAACCTTGGCCAGCCACAATGGTTAAAAGCAGATGGTACGTTAAGCACAGTAGCTTTAACCGGAAGTGATATGAGTGCTATTGTTTACTCTGGCGGAACAGATCCGATCAATAACATTGCATTAACAAATGAGGTATATTACAAAGGCTTTAGTCTTAATATTTTGGCAGTATATTTTGGCGGGCAGTATTTGAGAGGTGTTTATCCTGAAATTTATGCCAGTGGTTTAGGGTACAGTGGTGGTCCTTCTTATCTTTTAGACAGCTGGACGCCTGGAAACACCACCACAATTGTTCCTGGTTATGGCCAATACTCACCTGGTACTTATCCAGGAACATCTGTAACGCCATCAAACCATCTTCGTTACTCAGATACTTTTGTTTACTCAGGAGATTTTATCAAAATCAGAAATGTAACATTAGGTTATCAGTTACCTGCAACATTGGCGCACAAACTAGGTTCGAAAGGAGTAGGTTTACGTTTCCAGCTAAACAATCCTAAATCGCTCTGGGTAAATAACGATGTAAATCTCGATCCGGAAACGGGAGGTGCAAGAGCGCTGACCTCTTATGTGTTTGGTCTTAATTTTAATTTATAG
- a CDS encoding transmembrane sensor (product_source=KO:K07165; cath_funfam=3.30.70.330; ko=KO:K07165; pfam=PF04773,PF16344; superfamily=158221,55174; transmembrane_helix_parts=Outside_1_67,TMhelix_68_90,Inside_91_368), with the protein MNAQQINELLKKRRAGELNETENAQLESWYISFASNSDQQPSTEDLKGSKAEIQSKLPLVYPKSNRKLWIPISIAASLLILVSLGIFLYTQKTSDRAQNSNYANDIPAGKNSATLTLADGRKIFLSEKTSGEFAKQEGVNISKAKNGKLIYTITGSKAKTGSYNRLTTRNGEQIEVLLADGTSVWLNAASELKFPTTFAGAKNRWVELTGEGYFEVYKNKNMPFIVHTDKQEVQVLGTHFNINSYAEDAAAKTTLLEGSVMINQKTIIKPGQQASGSGLNITTSNIDPELAVAWKNNKFMFEQENIQGIMNRIKRWYNVEIVYSGEVSKQLYTGSVSRFANVSKVLEILELTGNVHFKIEGRRITVMK; encoded by the coding sequence ATGAATGCGCAACAAATTAACGAACTGTTAAAAAAACGCCGGGCCGGAGAACTGAATGAAACGGAAAATGCCCAGCTGGAAAGCTGGTATATCAGTTTTGCCTCAAACTCAGACCAACAGCCAAGCACTGAAGATTTAAAAGGGAGTAAGGCAGAAATTCAGTCTAAGCTGCCGTTGGTTTATCCGAAATCAAATAGAAAACTTTGGATACCAATATCCATTGCAGCCAGTTTGTTGATTTTAGTTTCACTAGGGATATTTTTGTATACCCAAAAAACTTCCGATAGGGCGCAAAACAGCAATTATGCAAATGATATTCCCGCTGGAAAAAATTCAGCAACGCTCACTTTAGCAGATGGCCGTAAAATTTTCTTATCAGAAAAAACGAGTGGTGAATTTGCCAAACAAGAAGGTGTAAATATTTCAAAAGCCAAGAACGGTAAACTGATTTATACCATCACTGGATCTAAAGCCAAAACAGGTAGCTACAATAGGCTAACAACAAGAAACGGTGAGCAGATTGAGGTTTTGTTGGCGGATGGTACTTCAGTTTGGCTCAACGCGGCGTCTGAGCTTAAATTTCCAACAACATTTGCGGGAGCGAAAAACAGATGGGTAGAACTTACCGGTGAAGGATATTTTGAAGTTTATAAAAATAAAAATATGCCTTTTATTGTACATACCGATAAACAGGAAGTACAGGTTTTGGGTACCCATTTTAACATCAACAGTTATGCTGAAGATGCAGCGGCTAAAACTACTTTGCTGGAAGGAAGTGTAATGATTAACCAAAAAACGATTATCAAGCCTGGCCAACAGGCATCCGGATCGGGCTTAAATATTACCACATCCAATATTGATCCTGAACTTGCGGTAGCCTGGAAAAACAACAAATTTATGTTCGAACAGGAAAATATTCAGGGCATCATGAACCGGATAAAAAGATGGTATAATGTAGAAATTGTTTATTCGGGAGAAGTTTCGAAACAGCTTTATACAGGATCGGTTTCCCGGTTTGCCAATGTTTCCAAAGTGCTGGAGATATTGGAACTGACCGGAAACGTTCACTTTAAAATTGAGGGAAGGAGGATTACCGTAATGAAATAA
- a CDS encoding RNA polymerase sigma-70 factor (ECF subfamily) (product_source=KO:K03088; cath_funfam=1.10.10.10,1.10.1740.10; cog=COG1595; ko=KO:K03088; pfam=PF04542,PF08281; superfamily=88659,88946; tigrfam=TIGR02985), giving the protein MKSYSNFSDADLIILLKHDDEYAYTEIFERYNEVLLRHAYRILTDKDEINDVVQDVFLTLWQKRSTIEFKISLLSYLSVSVRNRIFDLLSHKKIILKYAASFNKFLVEGYNITDDEIRERELSKIIEKEIEHLPAKMKEVFLMNKKDGLSYKEIAARLNITDQTAKQQVYKALKILKPKLDSFMSAFPFL; this is encoded by the coding sequence ATGAAATCGTATAGTAATTTTTCGGATGCCGATCTGATCATCTTGCTCAAACATGATGATGAGTACGCCTACACCGAAATTTTCGAACGGTATAATGAAGTCCTGCTACGCCATGCTTACCGGATATTAACCGATAAAGACGAAATTAATGATGTGGTGCAGGATGTATTTTTAACACTCTGGCAAAAAAGATCAACTATCGAATTTAAAATTTCCTTATTATCCTACCTGAGCGTATCGGTAAGGAACAGGATTTTTGACCTCCTGTCGCATAAAAAAATCATTCTGAAATATGCGGCATCCTTCAATAAGTTTTTGGTTGAAGGTTATAATATTACGGATGATGAAATCAGGGAACGTGAACTTTCCAAGATTATAGAAAAAGAAATCGAGCATCTCCCGGCCAAAATGAAAGAAGTGTTTTTAATGAATAAGAAGGATGGTTTGAGCTATAAGGAAATTGCGGCCAGACTTAACATTACCGATCAAACTGCAAAACAACAGGTTTATAAGGCCCTCAAAATATTAAAGCCAAAGCTGGATTCCTTTATGAGTGCTTTCCCTTTTCTATAA
- a CDS encoding putative GNAT family N-acyltransferase (product_source=COG2153; cog=COG2153; superfamily=55729), whose protein sequence is MKGIIGKTRLEFAVEGCEILFDKKIDALERRLVLAFYTSPGFIADGEVYNEDGTEHIEMVRPSFS, encoded by the coding sequence TTGAAGGGCATTATAGGGAAAACAAGATTGGAGTTTGCTGTTGAGGGTTGTGAAATACTATTTGACAAAAAGATAGACGCATTGGAGCGCAGACTTGTGCTGGCTTTTTATACCTCGCCTGGTTTTATCGCCGATGGCGAAGTTTACAATGAGGACGGAACCGAGCATATTGAGATGGTTAGACCTTCATTTTCTTAG
- a CDS encoding hypothetical protein (product_source=Hypo-rule applied; cath_funfam=3.90.940.20; superfamily=55287) translates to MFKINLNFMRRQTYVIKRNMTDHDFLMRIRIGDLLVDESGKKGRVIAIDRYNRIGEVHYYFRRDKGGTVLCII, encoded by the coding sequence ATGTTCAAAATCAATTTGAATTTTATGCGAAGGCAGACGTATGTAATCAAAAGAAACATGACAGATCATGATTTTCTCATGCGGATCAGGATAGGGGACCTCCTTGTAGATGAAAGTGGTAAAAAAGGAAGAGTCATCGCTATCGACAGATATAATCGTATCGGGGAAGTTCATTATTATTTTCGGCGAGACAAAGGCGGTACCGTACTGTGTATCATATGA
- a CDS encoding hypothetical protein (product_source=Hypo-rule applied; transmembrane_helix_parts=Outside_1_3,TMhelix_4_26,Inside_27_37): protein MQQVLTGAVIVLFAAMILLYVNFLRSEWDNKKRRRKR from the coding sequence ATGCAACAGGTACTGACTGGTGCAGTTATTGTGCTTTTCGCTGCCATGATTTTACTATATGTGAATTTTTTAAGATCAGAATGGGACAATAAAAAGCGCCGTAGAAAGCGTTGA